In Stenotrophomonas sp. ASS1, the following proteins share a genomic window:
- a CDS encoding helix-turn-helix domain-containing protein, with translation MHADSPCPVARSADLLGDRWALLVIRDAFDGVTRFGDFQRSLGAARNILSDRLRRLVEAGVLQLQPASDGSAYQEYVLTHAGRELFPLLVALRQWAERHRFEAGEAHSQLIESATRRPLPYMQPRGRDGQPLQPTATRVRKLRDDGRDT, from the coding sequence ATGCACGCCGACAGCCCCTGCCCCGTCGCCCGCAGCGCCGATCTGCTCGGTGACCGTTGGGCGCTGCTGGTCATCCGTGATGCCTTCGATGGCGTCACCCGTTTCGGTGATTTCCAGCGCAGCCTCGGCGCGGCCCGCAACATCCTCAGCGACCGCCTGCGCCGGCTGGTAGAGGCCGGCGTGCTGCAGCTGCAGCCGGCCTCCGATGGATCGGCCTACCAGGAATACGTGCTCACCCACGCCGGCCGGGAACTGTTCCCGCTGCTGGTCGCGCTGCGCCAGTGGGCGGAACGCCATCGCTTCGAGGCCGGTGAAGCCCATTCACAGCTGATCGAATCGGCGACGCGGCGGCCGCTGCCCTACATGCAGCCGCGCGGGCGCGACGGCCAGCCACTTCAGCCCACCGCCACCCGCGTGCGCAAGCTCAGGGACGACGGGCGCGACACCTGA
- a CDS encoding MFS transporter, translating into MSAISLPRPLLVLLAVAAGASVANVYYAQPLLDQLARAFALDRAVAGAVLAATQAGSVLALFGLLPLADRGDRRRLLRLQLIALVLALLWLAASRTAGWLLSGMLLAGLLGTALTQGLIAYTAMLAPPEQRGRVVGVVQGGVFIGLLLARVVSGTVAAAFGWQMVYLLSAMVMAGLAALLWRRLPAVPVPSVPPRWRELLGSMLGMLRRDRTLRERGPLALLLFAGLNVFWAAAPLPLSAPPLHWSTAAIGALGLAGVIGALLAARVGHWMDRGFAHPVSVGALLLMLVAWWPLLGLPQSLSLLLLGVIVLDLGGQALHVSNQALLLRAPAEQHGRLVALYMLFYAVGSGAGAAAGPWMQARHGWPAVCLLGAGIALLALLWWAAWRVVAVKAAAGGRIGSAGCQ; encoded by the coding sequence ATGAGTGCCATATCGCTTCCCCGCCCGCTGCTGGTCCTGCTCGCGGTTGCCGCAGGTGCCAGCGTTGCCAACGTCTATTACGCGCAGCCGCTGCTGGATCAGCTTGCACGCGCCTTTGCGCTGGACCGGGCCGTGGCCGGCGCGGTGCTGGCTGCTACCCAGGCCGGTAGCGTGCTGGCGTTGTTTGGCCTGCTGCCGCTGGCGGACCGTGGTGACCGGCGACGCCTGCTGCGGCTGCAGTTGATCGCATTGGTGCTGGCGCTGCTGTGGCTGGCAGCGTCACGCACGGCGGGCTGGCTGTTGTCGGGCATGCTGCTGGCCGGCTTGCTGGGCACGGCGCTGACCCAGGGCCTGATCGCCTATACCGCCATGCTGGCACCGCCCGAGCAGCGCGGTCGCGTGGTCGGTGTGGTGCAGGGCGGCGTGTTCATCGGCCTGCTGCTGGCGCGCGTGGTGTCCGGTACGGTGGCGGCGGCCTTTGGCTGGCAGATGGTCTACCTGTTGTCAGCGATGGTGATGGCGGGGTTGGCGGCGCTGCTGTGGCGGCGCCTGCCCGCAGTACCGGTGCCGTCGGTTCCCCCACGCTGGCGCGAGCTGCTGGGCTCGATGCTGGGCATGCTGCGCCGCGATCGAACGCTGCGCGAGCGTGGGCCGCTGGCACTGCTGCTGTTTGCCGGCCTCAATGTGTTCTGGGCGGCGGCACCCTTGCCGCTCTCGGCGCCACCGCTGCATTGGTCGACCGCCGCCATCGGTGCACTGGGTCTGGCCGGGGTGATCGGTGCGCTGCTGGCGGCGCGGGTAGGGCACTGGATGGACCGTGGTTTCGCGCATCCGGTCAGCGTCGGTGCGTTGTTGTTGATGCTGGTTGCGTGGTGGCCCTTGCTGGGCCTGCCGCAGTCGCTGTCGTTGCTGCTGTTGGGCGTGATTGTGCTCGACCTGGGTGGGCAGGCACTGCACGTATCAAACCAGGCATTGCTGCTGCGCGCGCCGGCTGAACAACATGGACGCCTGGTGGCTTTGTACATGCTGTTCTATGCGGTGGGCAGTGGTGCCGGAGCAGCGGCCGGGCCGTGGATGCAGGCGCGCCATGGCTGGCCTGCCGTGTGTCTTCTGGGTGCAGGCATCGCGTTGCTGGCGCTGCTGTGGTGGGCAGCGTGGCGGGTGGTGGCGGTGAAAGCAGCGGCCGGCGGCCGTATCGGTAGTGCCGGCTGTCAGTAG
- a CDS encoding GGDEF domain-containing protein — protein MEPPQLDDASQPLAEAWQQCLLQAGPAATALLKAAATDAPPALAQRFYEVLLQDTRARRFLSHDQVKQRLQPAMQRWLAQLLTTDASGIANTVASQRIIGDVHARVGIPVDLVTRGARVLKHELFVRLRDDAPDSDTAFAAIDCLSAIMDIAMEGMTLAYTHARERSTRADAAYRLFSLVQNVGTERERQRALLLDWENALLYALAGHVQASDNASLATSEFGLWFTHKGIPSFGESSETQQVGQLMARIDGHLQRASGDAPAQRLAVLPAIREDLAAIRTLMTLLFERIGELDAGSDALTNLLNRRFLPTVLRREIELATRNRTPFSLLLLDLDHFKAINDGHGHDAGDRALQHVAGLLGQLTRGSDYLFRYGGEEFVVVLVAASESQATVIAESLRQQIAQSPVALANGQVLALTASIGVAGHDGHPDYERLMARADAAMYEAKRSGRNRVVVASADLQEAPGRRALQR, from the coding sequence GTGGAACCACCCCAATTGGACGATGCCAGCCAGCCGCTGGCCGAGGCCTGGCAGCAGTGTCTGCTGCAGGCCGGCCCTGCCGCCACCGCGCTGCTCAAGGCCGCTGCTACCGATGCCCCACCCGCGCTGGCCCAGCGCTTTTACGAAGTACTGCTGCAGGACACCCGTGCGCGCCGTTTCCTGTCCCACGACCAGGTCAAGCAGCGCCTGCAGCCGGCCATGCAGCGCTGGCTGGCGCAGCTGCTGACCACTGATGCCAGCGGCATCGCCAACACCGTGGCCTCGCAGCGGATCATCGGCGACGTGCACGCCCGCGTCGGCATTCCGGTCGACCTGGTTACCCGCGGTGCGCGCGTGCTCAAGCACGAACTGTTCGTGCGCCTGCGCGACGATGCGCCTGACAGCGACACCGCATTCGCCGCCATCGACTGCCTCAGCGCGATCATGGATATCGCCATGGAAGGCATGACCCTGGCCTACACCCACGCGCGCGAGCGCTCCACCCGTGCCGACGCCGCCTACCGACTGTTCTCGCTGGTACAGAACGTCGGTACCGAACGCGAGCGCCAGCGCGCACTGCTGCTGGACTGGGAAAACGCCCTGCTCTACGCGTTGGCCGGCCACGTGCAGGCCAGCGACAACGCCAGCCTGGCCACCTCGGAGTTCGGCCTGTGGTTCACCCACAAGGGCATCCCCAGCTTCGGCGAAAGCAGCGAAACGCAGCAGGTGGGCCAGTTGATGGCCCGCATTGATGGCCACCTGCAGCGCGCGAGCGGCGATGCTCCGGCGCAGCGACTGGCGGTGCTGCCGGCCATCCGCGAGGACCTGGCCGCCATCCGCACCCTGATGACACTGCTGTTCGAGCGCATCGGCGAACTGGATGCCGGCAGCGACGCGCTGACCAACCTGCTCAACCGTCGCTTCCTGCCCACCGTGCTGCGCCGGGAAATCGAGCTGGCCACACGCAACCGCACACCATTCTCGCTGCTGCTGCTCGACCTGGATCACTTCAAGGCAATCAACGACGGCCACGGCCACGATGCCGGCGACCGCGCGTTGCAGCACGTCGCCGGCCTGCTCGGCCAGCTCACGCGCGGCAGCGACTACCTGTTCCGCTATGGCGGCGAAGAATTCGTGGTGGTACTGGTGGCTGCCAGCGAATCGCAGGCGACCGTGATCGCCGAGAGCCTGCGGCAGCAGATCGCACAGTCGCCGGTGGCACTGGCCAACGGCCAGGTGCTGGCACTGACCGCCAGCATCGGCGTGGCCGGCCACGACGGCCATCCGGACTACGAGCGGCTGATGGCCCGTGCCGACGCGGCAATGTACGAGGCCAAGCGCAGCGGCCGCAACCGCGTGGTGGTGGCCAGTGCGGACCTGCAGGAAGCGCCGGGACGGCGCGCACTGCAGCGATGA
- a CDS encoding TonB-dependent siderophore receptor produces MSPAVVLSPRPLALAVAALLAGSALTAHAETDATDIDTVHVTASQIARQALGTSTITAEDIARRPPANDIAELLRTMPGVNLTGNSASGQYGNNRQIDLRGMGPENTLILVDGKRIGARDAVRMGRSGERNTRGDTNWVPAEMIERIEVLRGPAAARYGSGASGGVVNIITKRPTGDLTGAVDLYGLVPEHSAEGGSERVGLQLSGPMTDTLSFRLYGNLNKTDADSLELNRDFAANPNAVPPAGREGVKNRDVNALLRWDVTANQVVEFEAGTSRQGNIYAGDRAVSTTGTSTPIDLGALAEQQAETNRMYRNTGAITHRGRWGDVTSRVTAAVEAVNNSRINEGLAGGPEGSFNGTDWSTSRLRNYQLDGEVSFPTTLGGAENIWTLGFEYLDSRLTDPYSMSQSSSSGGGIPGLSADRARGKSDAQTTAVFVEDNIYLGERWIVTPGLRFDHHSQFGNNTSPSLNAQFRINSDWVVKGGIARAFKAPNLYQSNPDYLYYTRGNGCPNALPSLGAGCYMRGNSDLKAETSLNKELGIEWAPQSGWQASLTYFHNDYKDKIQAGYNQIGLTADTKGRIFRWENAPKAIVQGLEGNLVVPLLGEQGNRLKWSNNFTYMVENENKSTGQPLSVIPKYTVNTMLDWQATDKLSVLLTGTFYGKQKPATTNINNDPRCTGTCDPSIALQDRGAYNIWGVSARYKVTETVSFGFGVNNLADKRLFRGANSSDAGAATYNEPGRAYWASLRFGF; encoded by the coding sequence ATGTCCCCTGCCGTTGTCCTTTCGCCGCGCCCGCTGGCGCTTGCCGTTGCCGCCCTGCTGGCCGGCAGCGCTCTGACCGCCCACGCCGAAACCGACGCCACCGATATCGACACGGTGCACGTCACCGCCTCGCAGATCGCGCGCCAGGCGCTGGGTACCTCCACCATCACCGCAGAGGACATCGCCAGGCGCCCGCCGGCCAACGACATCGCCGAGCTGCTGCGCACCATGCCCGGCGTCAACCTGACCGGCAACAGTGCCTCGGGCCAGTACGGCAACAACCGCCAGATCGATCTGCGTGGCATGGGCCCGGAAAACACCCTGATCCTGGTCGACGGCAAGCGCATCGGTGCGCGTGATGCCGTGCGCATGGGCCGCAGCGGTGAGCGCAATACCCGCGGCGATACCAACTGGGTGCCGGCGGAAATGATCGAGCGCATCGAAGTGCTGCGCGGCCCTGCAGCGGCACGTTATGGCTCGGGTGCTTCCGGTGGCGTGGTCAACATCATCACCAAGCGCCCGACCGGCGACCTGACCGGCGCGGTCGACCTGTATGGCCTGGTGCCCGAGCACAGCGCCGAAGGCGGCAGCGAGCGCGTCGGCCTGCAGCTGAGCGGGCCGATGACCGACACCCTGTCGTTCCGCCTGTACGGCAATCTCAACAAGACCGACGCCGATTCGCTGGAACTCAACCGTGACTTCGCGGCGAATCCGAACGCGGTGCCGCCGGCCGGTCGCGAGGGCGTCAAGAACCGCGATGTCAACGCGCTGCTGCGCTGGGACGTGACCGCCAACCAGGTGGTCGAATTCGAAGCCGGCACCAGTCGCCAGGGCAACATCTATGCTGGCGATCGCGCGGTCAGCACCACCGGTACCTCGACACCGATCGATCTGGGGGCGTTGGCCGAGCAGCAGGCCGAGACCAACCGCATGTACCGCAACACCGGCGCGATCACCCATCGCGGCCGCTGGGGTGATGTGACCTCGCGGGTAACGGCTGCAGTGGAGGCGGTGAACAACTCACGCATCAACGAAGGCCTGGCCGGTGGCCCGGAGGGCAGCTTCAACGGCACCGACTGGTCGACCTCGCGCCTGCGCAACTACCAGCTGGACGGCGAAGTCAGTTTCCCAACCACGCTGGGTGGTGCCGAGAACATCTGGACGCTGGGCTTTGAATACCTGGACAGCCGCCTGACCGACCCGTACTCGATGAGCCAGTCCAGCAGCAGCGGCGGCGGCATCCCGGGGCTGTCGGCCGATCGCGCACGCGGCAAGTCCGACGCGCAGACCACCGCCGTGTTCGTGGAAGACAACATCTACCTGGGCGAGCGCTGGATCGTCACCCCGGGCCTGCGCTTCGACCACCACAGCCAGTTCGGCAACAACACCAGCCCCAGCCTCAACGCGCAGTTCCGCATCAACAGCGACTGGGTGGTGAAGGGCGGTATCGCCCGTGCATTCAAGGCGCCGAACCTGTACCAGTCGAATCCGGACTACCTGTACTACACCCGGGGCAATGGCTGCCCGAATGCACTGCCGAGCCTGGGCGCCGGCTGCTACATGCGCGGCAACTCGGACCTGAAGGCGGAAACCAGCCTGAACAAGGAACTGGGTATCGAGTGGGCACCGCAGAGCGGCTGGCAAGCGTCGTTGACCTACTTCCACAACGACTACAAGGACAAGATCCAGGCCGGGTACAACCAGATCGGGCTGACCGCCGACACCAAGGGCCGCATCTTCCGCTGGGAGAACGCACCCAAGGCGATCGTGCAGGGTCTGGAAGGCAACCTGGTGGTCCCGCTGCTGGGTGAGCAGGGCAACCGCCTGAAGTGGAGCAACAACTTCACCTACATGGTAGAGAACGAGAACAAGAGCACCGGCCAGCCGCTGTCGGTGATTCCGAAGTACACCGTCAACACGATGCTGGACTGGCAGGCCACCGACAAGTTGTCGGTGCTGCTGACCGGCACCTTCTACGGCAAGCAGAAGCCGGCCACCACCAACATCAACAATGATCCGCGCTGCACCGGCACCTGCGATCCGTCGATCGCGCTGCAGGACCGTGGTGCGTACAACATCTGGGGCGTGAGCGCGCGCTACAAGGTGACCGAGACGGTCAGCTTCGGTTTCGGCGTCAACAACCTGGCCGACAAGCGCCTGTTCCGCGGGGCCAACAGCAGCGATGCCGGCGCGGCGACCTACAACGAGCCGGGCCGCGCGTACTGGGCCAGCCTGCGCTTCGGGTTCTGA
- a CDS encoding cation diffusion facilitator family transporter encodes MGHDHDHLPSEIRHEKPLWWALGLTSTFLVVEVVGAFWTNSLALLSDAAHMATDALALMIALVAVRLSRRPPDARRTYGYARLEALGAMINGAMLFVVAGYILWEAIGRFREPQEIASSGMLVIAAAGLVINLISMRLLQAGSGESLNVKGAYLEVWADMLGSVAVIAGALLIKWTGWKPIDPILAVLIGLWVLPRTYVLMREAINVLLEGVPKGMDVAKVRDSLSGHAAVLDVHDLHVWALASSTPALTAHIVMRDGTDADALRRDLGGRLHDDFGIVHVTLQIEADHCGEACGEPAPAKAGEHEGHEGHDHGEDAQGHRGHVHR; translated from the coding sequence ATGGGCCACGACCACGATCACCTGCCATCCGAGATCCGCCACGAGAAACCCTTGTGGTGGGCACTCGGCCTGACCTCCACCTTCCTCGTCGTCGAGGTGGTGGGCGCGTTCTGGACCAACAGCCTGGCACTGCTGTCAGACGCAGCGCACATGGCCACCGATGCGCTGGCGCTGATGATCGCACTGGTCGCGGTGCGGCTGAGCCGGCGCCCGCCGGACGCGCGCCGCACCTACGGCTATGCGCGCCTGGAAGCGCTGGGCGCGATGATCAACGGCGCGATGCTGTTCGTGGTTGCCGGCTATATCTTGTGGGAGGCCATTGGACGTTTCCGCGAGCCGCAGGAGATTGCCTCGTCGGGCATGCTGGTGATTGCCGCGGCGGGCCTGGTCATCAATCTGATCTCGATGCGCCTGCTGCAGGCCGGCAGCGGCGAGAGCCTCAACGTGAAGGGCGCCTACCTGGAAGTGTGGGCAGACATGCTCGGCTCGGTGGCCGTGATTGCTGGCGCGCTGTTGATCAAGTGGACCGGCTGGAAGCCGATCGACCCGATCCTGGCGGTGCTGATCGGCCTGTGGGTACTGCCGCGCACCTATGTGCTGATGCGCGAAGCGATCAACGTGCTGCTGGAAGGCGTGCCCAAGGGCATGGACGTGGCCAAGGTGCGCGACAGCCTGTCCGGCCACGCTGCGGTACTGGACGTGCATGACCTGCATGTGTGGGCGCTGGCCTCCAGCACCCCGGCGCTGACCGCGCACATCGTGATGCGCGACGGCACCGATGCCGATGCGCTGCGTCGTGATCTGGGCGGGCGCCTGCACGATGACTTCGGCATCGTGCACGTGACACTGCAGATCGAAGCGGACCACTGCGGCGAAGCCTGTGGTGAGCCGGCGCCGGCCAAGGCCGGCGAGCACGAGGGCCATGAAGGCCATGACCACGGCGAGGACGCGCAGGGCCATCGCGGTCACGTGCATCGTTGA
- the nfi gene encoding deoxyribonuclease V (cleaves DNA at apurinic or apyrimidinic sites), which yields MNTVIDPGRWEGSVAAARKQQIQLAGRVERQDRLPRNVRWLAGLDVGFEDDGAITRAAAVLLDAETLQPVAQEIARIPTVMPYIPGLLSFRELPALLAALALLPRTPDLVFVDGHGISHPRRLGVAAHLGVVTDLPSIGVAKSKLVGRFVEPGAEAGAHTPLLDGDEQLGWVLRSKLRCKPLFVAGGHRVSADTALDWVRRTLRGYRLPEPTRLADRLASRRDE from the coding sequence ATGAATACGGTGATCGACCCCGGGCGCTGGGAAGGCAGCGTCGCTGCGGCACGCAAGCAGCAGATCCAGCTGGCTGGCCGCGTGGAGCGCCAGGACCGGCTGCCACGCAACGTGCGCTGGCTGGCCGGGCTGGATGTCGGCTTCGAGGACGATGGCGCCATCACCCGCGCCGCGGCGGTACTGCTGGACGCAGAAACGCTGCAGCCCGTGGCGCAGGAGATCGCGCGCATCCCCACGGTGATGCCCTATATCCCCGGCCTGCTCAGCTTCCGCGAGCTGCCGGCATTGCTGGCCGCACTCGCGCTGCTGCCACGCACGCCGGACCTGGTGTTCGTCGATGGCCATGGCATCAGCCACCCGCGCCGGCTGGGGGTGGCCGCTCACCTCGGTGTGGTCACCGACCTGCCAAGCATCGGCGTCGCCAAGTCGAAACTGGTGGGCCGGTTCGTCGAACCGGGCGCCGAGGCCGGTGCGCATACGCCGCTGCTGGATGGCGATGAGCAACTGGGCTGGGTGCTGCGCAGCAAGCTGCGCTGCAAACCGCTGTTCGTGGCCGGCGGCCATCGGGTCAGTGCGGATACCGCGCTGGACTGGGTACGGCGCACGCTGCGCGGTTACCGGCTGCCGGAGCCGACGCGGCTGGCAGACCGGCTGGCCTCGCGACGGGACGAATAG
- the gpmA gene encoding 2,3-diphosphoglycerate-dependent phosphoglycerate mutase, with protein sequence MTRKLVLLRHGQSQWNLDNRFTGWVDVDLTEQGRREAAAAGRLMREEGLQFDVAHTSVLKRAIHTLQGALAELEQDWLPVNKSWRLNERHYGGLQGLDKAETAAKHGEDQVKVWRRSYDIPPPAMDLEDPGHPIHDRRYAGLDRNALPGTESLATTLDRVLPYWHDAIAPQLKDGKTVLVTAHGNSLRALYKYLNNVSREEILELNIPTGIPLLFELNDDLTVKSFRYLGDPEAARKAAEAVANQGKAK encoded by the coding sequence GTGACCCGTAAACTCGTACTGTTGCGCCATGGCCAGAGCCAGTGGAACCTGGACAATCGCTTCACCGGCTGGGTCGATGTCGACCTGACCGAGCAGGGGCGCCGGGAAGCGGCCGCCGCGGGTCGCCTGATGCGCGAGGAAGGCCTGCAGTTCGACGTCGCCCACACCTCCGTGCTGAAGCGTGCCATCCACACCCTGCAGGGTGCGCTGGCCGAGCTGGAGCAGGACTGGCTGCCGGTGAACAAGTCATGGCGCCTCAACGAACGCCATTACGGCGGCCTGCAGGGCCTGGACAAGGCCGAGACCGCCGCCAAGCACGGCGAGGACCAGGTCAAGGTGTGGCGTCGTTCGTATGACATCCCGCCGCCGGCCATGGACCTGGAGGATCCGGGCCACCCGATCCATGACCGTCGCTACGCTGGCCTGGACCGCAACGCGCTGCCGGGTACCGAATCACTGGCCACCACGCTGGACCGCGTGCTGCCGTACTGGCACGACGCCATCGCGCCGCAATTGAAGGACGGCAAGACCGTGCTGGTCACCGCCCACGGCAATTCGCTGCGCGCGCTGTACAAGTACCTCAACAACGTCTCGCGCGAGGAAATCCTCGAGCTGAACATCCCGACCGGCATCCCGCTGCTGTTCGAACTGAACGACGACCTGACGGTGAAGTCGTTCCGCTACCTGGGCGACCCGGAAGCAGCGCGCAAGGCCGCTGAAGCCGTGGCCAACCAGGGCAAGGCGAAATAA
- a CDS encoding M13 family metallopeptidase — MNVRNLVPLGLTIAIAASLAACGKNETAPAASADAKPAFDLSQIKTPLISLNSADLDPSISACTDLNGFVNSKWLKANPVPGDQTTWGSFEILRERSLEVQHALVQQAAASQAKAGSVEAKIGDIWKTGNDEAKIEAAGLAPLQPQLDKITALNDTAAITQYLRDSQAEGKGVLFSLFANADYKDSANVIAYVGQGGLGLPEKGYYFDDAQAKIRDAYVAYIAQVLTLSGVDAAQAAEQAKAVMAFETRLAKASMSRIEMRDPAKRYNPLSAADADKLTPNFSWTALFDTLKVPAAQKFSLAQPGFFGEMDKMLADVPASTWQAYLRFHTIDDASPYLSSQFEKANFDFYGTTLRGQKEMQPRWKRVLESVNGGMGEALGQLYVDAVFPAESKVAMQHLVENLSVALKARLEQLPWMGEETRKKALEKWASFTPKIGYPDKWREWTGLQTNGDSYLGNMQAARAFNYRYMLDKIGKPVDKTEWGMTPQTVNAYYNATKNEIVFPAAILQAPFFDAKADPALNYGGIGAVIGHEMMHGYDDSGSQFAANGNFDNWWTDADRKAFTERTDQLVAQFDGYESVPGVFVKGKLTLGENIGDLGGLTVAYDALQMALKEDPKANVEVDGHSQDQRFFMNWATVWRRNFTDGELRVRLNTDPHAPANFRANGAPSNMPSYAAAFQCKAGDAMVRADDKRVVIW, encoded by the coding sequence ATGAACGTCCGCAACCTGGTCCCGCTGGGCCTGACCATCGCCATCGCTGCCTCGCTGGCGGCCTGTGGCAAGAATGAAACCGCGCCGGCGGCCAGCGCCGACGCCAAGCCGGCCTTCGACCTGTCGCAGATCAAGACGCCGCTGATCTCGCTCAACAGCGCCGACCTGGATCCGTCCATCTCGGCCTGTACCGACCTCAACGGCTTCGTCAACAGCAAGTGGCTGAAGGCCAACCCGGTGCCGGGCGACCAGACCACCTGGGGCAGCTTCGAGATCCTGCGCGAGCGCTCGCTGGAAGTGCAGCACGCACTGGTGCAGCAGGCCGCGGCCAGCCAGGCCAAGGCCGGCTCGGTGGAAGCCAAGATCGGCGACATCTGGAAGACCGGCAACGATGAAGCCAAGATCGAAGCCGCCGGCCTGGCGCCGCTGCAGCCGCAGCTGGACAAGATCACCGCGCTGAACGATACCGCCGCCATCACCCAGTACCTGCGCGACAGCCAGGCCGAGGGCAAGGGCGTGCTGTTCTCGCTGTTCGCCAATGCCGACTACAAGGATTCGGCCAACGTCATCGCCTACGTCGGCCAGGGCGGCCTGGGCCTGCCGGAGAAGGGCTACTACTTCGATGACGCGCAGGCCAAGATCCGCGACGCCTACGTGGCCTACATCGCGCAGGTGCTGACGCTGTCCGGCGTGGACGCGGCGCAGGCTGCCGAGCAGGCCAAGGCCGTGATGGCCTTCGAAACCCGTCTGGCCAAGGCCTCGATGTCGCGCATCGAAATGCGTGACCCGGCCAAGCGCTACAACCCGCTCAGCGCGGCTGACGCCGACAAGCTGACCCCGAACTTCAGCTGGACCGCGCTGTTCGACACCCTGAAGGTGCCGGCCGCGCAGAAGTTCTCGCTGGCGCAGCCGGGCTTCTTCGGTGAAATGGACAAGATGCTCGCCGATGTGCCGGCCAGCACCTGGCAGGCCTATCTGCGCTTCCACACCATCGACGACGCCTCGCCGTACCTGAGCAGCCAGTTCGAGAAGGCCAACTTCGATTTCTATGGCACCACCCTGCGTGGCCAGAAGGAAATGCAGCCGCGCTGGAAGCGCGTGCTGGAGTCGGTCAACGGCGGCATGGGTGAAGCCCTGGGCCAGCTGTACGTCGACGCCGTGTTCCCGGCCGAATCCAAGGTGGCCATGCAGCACCTGGTGGAGAACCTCTCGGTGGCGCTGAAGGCGCGCCTGGAGCAGCTGCCGTGGATGGGCGAAGAGACCAGGAAGAAGGCGCTGGAGAAGTGGGCCAGCTTCACCCCGAAGATCGGCTACCCGGACAAGTGGCGTGAGTGGACGGGCCTGCAGACCAACGGTGACAGCTACCTGGGCAACATGCAGGCTGCGCGCGCGTTCAACTATCGCTACATGCTGGACAAGATCGGCAAGCCGGTGGACAAGACCGAGTGGGGCATGACCCCGCAGACCGTCAACGCCTACTACAACGCCACCAAGAACGAGATCGTGTTCCCGGCCGCCATCCTGCAGGCGCCGTTCTTCGACGCCAAAGCCGATCCGGCGCTGAACTACGGCGGCATCGGTGCCGTCATCGGCCACGAGATGATGCACGGCTACGACGACTCGGGCAGCCAGTTCGCTGCCAACGGCAACTTCGACAACTGGTGGACCGACGCCGACCGCAAGGCCTTCACCGAACGTACCGACCAGCTGGTCGCGCAGTTCGATGGCTATGAATCGGTGCCGGGCGTGTTCGTGAAGGGCAAGCTGACCCTGGGTGAGAACATCGGCGACCTGGGCGGCTTGACCGTGGCCTACGACGCGTTGCAGATGGCGCTGAAGGAAGATCCGAAGGCGAATGTCGAAGTCGATGGTCACAGCCAGGACCAGCGCTTCTTCATGAACTGGGCCACCGTGTGGCGCCGCAACTTCACCGACGGTGAGCTGCGCGTCCGCCTGAACACCGACCCGCACGCGCCGGCCAACTTCCGTGCCAACGGCGCGCCGTCGAACATGCCGTCGTATGCCGCTGCGTTCCAGTGCAAGGCCGGCGACGCGATGGTGCGTGCCGACGACAAGCGCGTGGTGATCTGGTAA
- a CDS encoding HD domain-containing phosphohydrolase — protein sequence MTMFPDAVPAPDLLHAQACLIDALSMSLQMRDAYTRHHCDRVGLLAQRLATHCDLDDDACSQIALAARFHDIGKIGIPDDVLLTPRRHTDEERAIMREHPVRGEHIFLATGRSDAAPVARLIRAHHEAFDGSGYPDGLRGESIPLGSRIVTVADAYDAMTSVRPYRAAMERETALRIIDEQSGGLIDPYVLQRFHRMLAQEPALA from the coding sequence ATGACCATGTTTCCTGACGCCGTACCCGCCCCCGACCTGCTGCACGCACAGGCCTGCCTGATCGATGCCCTCTCGATGTCGCTGCAGATGCGCGACGCCTACACCCGCCACCATTGCGACCGCGTTGGCCTGCTCGCGCAGCGCCTGGCCACGCACTGCGATCTCGATGACGATGCCTGCTCGCAGATCGCCCTGGCCGCGCGCTTCCATGACATCGGCAAGATCGGCATTCCCGACGATGTACTGCTGACACCGCGCCGGCACACCGACGAGGAACGCGCGATCATGCGCGAGCATCCGGTGCGCGGCGAACACATCTTCCTGGCCACCGGCCGCAGCGATGCGGCACCGGTCGCGCGGCTGATTCGCGCCCACCATGAAGCGTTCGATGGCAGCGGCTATCCCGACGGCCTGCGTGGCGAGAGCATTCCGCTGGGCTCACGCATCGTCACCGTTGCGGATGCCTACGATGCCATGACCAGCGTGCGCCCCTACCGCGCAGCGATGGAACGCGAGACTGCGTTGCGCATCATCGACGAGCAGTCCGGCGGCCTGATCGATCCCTATGTGCTGCAGCGCTTCCATCGCATGCTGGCGCAGGAACCAGCGCTGGCCTGA